The stretch of DNA ATCCGGTTAGATACGCGGCTCCGCTCGCTGCACCCCACCTCGCGAAGCCCGCATCCCGCACCGAGAGCCCTCTCGCATCTGGAGGACCGGGTCTGTACGGCTGTGGGCCAACAAGCATGCCTTTTGCCTGAAGATCATGTGATCCAGCTCAGGTTCGTTTTTTTCTTCCACGTGACAACGCTTGACATATTCGACCAGAGCCTCCCGGGATGCTATGCACCGTAGAATTCAGCTGGCCTGCTCAGCATCTCTCCCCTCGTCGCCAACGGCAGACGCTCATCGACTGCCCCTGCCCCCCCAACCTAGTGCGACGCAGAGGCGACGACTGTGGCTGTCCCTCTTCGGGACACTCGTGAGCCTCTGGTGCATTGCCCTCGGCCAGGCGCAGGAAACACCTGCTTCCGATGCGAGCCGCACCACGCTCGCACGAACCGGCGAAGAGCTGGAATTTCTAAGGGAGGAGGAAACCGTCAGCATTGCTACCCGCCACGAACAGCCGATTTCGCAAGCACCTTCTAACGTATATGTGATTACCGACGAAGACATTCGCCATTCCGGTGCCACCGACATTCCGACCATTCTCCGGCGCGTACCAGGCCTGGATGTCATGCAGGTCACAGGAGCGGACTTCAACGTGAGCACACGAGGCGACAACCAACTCTTCGCCAACAAACTCCTCGTCATGGTCGACGGTCGATCGATGTACATCGACGGGCAGGGTCTGGTGTTCTGGAAATCGCTCCCGGTCACCTTGCCGGAAATCAAACGCATCGAAGTCCTCAAAGGGCCGGCTTCCGTCGTGTACGGATTTAATGCGTTCGACGGGGTCATCAACATCATCACCAAATCGGCCCAGGAGATGAACGGGACAACACTCCAATTCGGTGGCGGCGAACTCGGCACAATTTCGAGTGCGGCCGTCCACGCCGGCTCCGCCGGAAAGCTCGACTATCGCCTCTCCATCGGGCGGGATCAGAATCAGCAATGGCGAAACACGGACGCGCTGGCGTTCCGGTCGAATAAGTTTAATGTCCAGACACAATATAACTTTTCGGGAGACGCCACGTTGCGCGTGGCCGGTGGATTCATCGATACGAATCGGTTCGATGGGCCGGTTTCAAACGTGCAGATTCCCCAATCCCAGTTCAACCAGGGCTATACGGACGTTCACTATCAATACCGGAATTTCTCGCTTCGTGGCTGGTGGCAGGGCAACGATATTCCCGTCGACTCCGCCACTCATCCGCTGCTCTCCCGGTTCGTCAGACAGACCAATGCCACCGGCGGCTCGAATGTCTCCTTCACCACACAGACATATAACCTCGAAGCACAGCACAGTCTCGAACTGAGCTCGTCCAATCGCCTGAGTTATGGCATCAACTACCGATACAACGTGGTCGACGGCGCGGCCGTCTCAGAGTTGGGACGCGAGGATCGCCTTGGTTTTCATCTGCAGGATGAATGGAAACTTCTATCACCACTCACCCTGGTAGCGGGTATCCGTTATGACCTCCATACTCGCATCAATGGTACCTGGAGCCCGCGAGTGGCCCTGATTTACAGCCTGACTCCTGAGCATACGTTTCGCATCAGCGGATCAGTCGCCTATCGTCCGCCGACGTTGTTCGAGTCGAATCTTGACCTGCGGATCTCGCCGACCACTCCGCCCTTGTTCGCCCCCATTCCGCTCTTCGGTTCGCAGAAACTCAACCCCGAGCAGATTATCTCTTATGAGGCCGGCTATCAGGGCTGGTGGCTGAAACACCGGCTTCGGACCAGACTCGACGTGTTCTTCAATCACCTCTCTGATTTGATCAATTTCCAAACCATCGGCACCACCCGGACGCTCGTCAACGGCGGAGAGGCCGACATCTATGGCACCGAGGCGGGATTCGAATTCCTGGTCACCCGATGGCTGAGCGGGTTTGCCAATGCGTCCTATCAGAAAATCGGGCAGACCTTCACCGGAGTGTCCCGACGAGGAGGGCCGGATTGGAAGGCCAACGTTGGAATGCGCGGCGAGTGGGACAGTGGGCTCAACGGAGAGATCGCGGTGCACTACGTGGCCAGCGCCACCTATCCGCTGATCGAATTGTTTTCCGCCCTTGCGCCGGTGCTTCCCACGCCGACTAGTTCAACCGTTGATAGCTATACCTTGTTGAATCTGCGCGGCGGGTATCGATTCTGGCACGACAAAGCCGAGGTGGCCGTCTCGGTCTTTAATGCGCTCAACGATCGCCACAA from Nitrospira sp. encodes:
- a CDS encoding TonB-dependent receptor produces the protein MHRRIQLACSASLPSSPTADAHRLPLPPQPSATQRRRLWLSLFGTLVSLWCIALGQAQETPASDASRTTLARTGEELEFLREEETVSIATRHEQPISQAPSNVYVITDEDIRHSGATDIPTILRRVPGLDVMQVTGADFNVSTRGDNQLFANKLLVMVDGRSMYIDGQGLVFWKSLPVTLPEIKRIEVLKGPASVVYGFNAFDGVINIITKSAQEMNGTTLQFGGGELGTISSAAVHAGSAGKLDYRLSIGRDQNQQWRNTDALAFRSNKFNVQTQYNFSGDATLRVAGGFIDTNRFDGPVSNVQIPQSQFNQGYTDVHYQYRNFSLRGWWQGNDIPVDSATHPLLSRFVRQTNATGGSNVSFTTQTYNLEAQHSLELSSSNRLSYGINYRYNVVDGAAVSELGREDRLGFHLQDEWKLLSPLTLVAGIRYDLHTRINGTWSPRVALIYSLTPEHTFRISGSVAYRPPTLFESNLDLRISPTTPPLFAPIPLFGSQKLNPEQIISYEAGYQGWWLKHRLRTRLDVFFNHLSDLINFQTIGTTRTLVNGGEADIYGTEAGFEFLVTRWLSGFANASYQKIGQTFTGVSRRGGPDWKANVGMRGEWDSGLNGEIAVHYVASATYPLIELFSALAPVLPTPTSSTVDSYTLLNLRGGYRFWHDKAEVAVSVFNALNDRHKEHPLGDTLGSRVMGWFTIRL